From one Actinomyces sp. Marseille-P3109 genomic stretch:
- a CDS encoding DUF1972 domain-containing protein, whose protein sequence is MIGTRGVPARYGGFETAIEEVGRRLADRGHQVLVYCRNPEPSTPLPSTYLGMRLIELPSVKNRSLETLSHTALSVVHLLRRTHPDAAFVFNAANSPFLPALRAARVPVATHVDGLEWRRGKWGPTGKRYYRAAEALAVRYSDALIADAQGIADYYTDEFNAPTDLISYGAPRITADTSRLAELDLDPKGFHLVVARFEVENHIDVIVEGYVHSGATLPLVVVGSAPYADEYTARIEALADERVRLLGGLWDQELLDALYAGALVYYHGHSVGGTNPSLLRAIGAGAAVDAFDVSFNREVLGEAGRYWTSPDDVAALVTSAESDVEAQAARGEESRKRAVLYDWDEVASGYEALARRLALEGPSRHRPSGRRTGKVSL, encoded by the coding sequence ATGATCGGGACGCGAGGCGTCCCCGCCCGGTACGGAGGTTTTGAGACCGCCATCGAGGAGGTGGGCCGGCGCCTGGCAGACCGCGGCCACCAGGTCCTCGTCTACTGCCGCAACCCCGAGCCGAGCACCCCGCTTCCGAGTACCTATCTGGGAATGCGGCTGATCGAGCTGCCCTCGGTCAAGAACCGCAGCCTGGAGACCCTGTCGCACACGGCCCTGTCGGTGGTCCACCTACTGCGCCGCACCCACCCCGACGCCGCCTTCGTCTTCAACGCCGCCAACTCCCCCTTCCTGCCCGCGCTGCGCGCCGCACGAGTCCCGGTGGCCACCCACGTCGACGGCCTGGAGTGGCGCCGCGGCAAGTGGGGCCCCACCGGTAAGCGCTACTACCGCGCGGCCGAGGCCCTGGCCGTGCGCTACTCCGACGCCCTCATCGCCGACGCCCAAGGCATCGCCGACTACTACACCGACGAGTTCAACGCCCCCACCGACCTCATCTCCTACGGGGCTCCCCGCATCACTGCGGACACCTCGCGCCTGGCCGAGCTGGACCTGGACCCCAAGGGCTTCCACCTGGTCGTCGCCCGCTTCGAGGTGGAGAACCACATCGACGTCATCGTCGAGGGCTACGTTCACTCCGGCGCCACGCTGCCGTTGGTCGTCGTCGGCTCGGCCCCGTACGCCGACGAGTACACCGCCCGCATCGAGGCCCTGGCCGACGAGCGGGTCCGCCTGCTGGGCGGCCTGTGGGACCAGGAGCTGCTCGACGCGCTCTACGCCGGGGCTCTGGTCTACTACCACGGACACTCCGTAGGGGGCACCAACCCCTCCCTCCTGCGCGCGATCGGCGCCGGGGCCGCGGTGGACGCCTTCGACGTCTCCTTCAACCGGGAGGTCCTGGGCGAGGCCGGGCGCTACTGGACCTCGCCCGACGATGTGGCCGCCCTGGTCACCTCCGCCGAGTCCGACGTCGAGGCCCAGGCCGCGCGCGGCGAGGAGTCCCGCAAGCGGGCCGTCCTCTACGACTGGGACGAGGTGGCCTCCGGCTACGAGGCCCTGGCTAGGCGCCTGGCGCTCGAGGGCCCCTCGCGCCACCGCCCTTCCGGGCGCCGCACCGGGAAGGTGAGCCTGTGA
- a CDS encoding CDP-alcohol phosphatidyltransferase family protein produces MSSPAGSPTIAENIRALSRAQKSKAGAPLYSRIVNRPAGRVLAAVAHRLGATPDQVTVLSALCTYSGIALIALWRPTVVSAVATALLLMLGYALDAADGQLARLRNGGSKAGEWLDHVADVIKLSTIHGAIAISLFRFTDLPPSVLLIPLAFGAVQNIHFFSYILTYQLRYHGGTPMAKDEARPGMIKSILSAPTDYGLMCFVLMTRFAPTVFLWIYGVMLLGCAGYVALALPKWYRDLRRDTQ; encoded by the coding sequence ATGAGCTCCCCTGCCGGTTCCCCCACCATCGCCGAGAACATCAGGGCGCTGTCCCGCGCCCAGAAGTCCAAGGCCGGTGCCCCCCTGTACTCCCGTATCGTCAACCGCCCCGCGGGCCGGGTCCTGGCCGCCGTCGCCCACCGACTGGGCGCGACCCCGGACCAGGTAACGGTGCTCTCGGCGCTGTGCACCTACAGCGGCATCGCACTCATCGCCCTGTGGCGTCCCACGGTCGTGTCCGCAGTGGCGACCGCCCTGCTGCTCATGCTGGGATACGCCCTTGATGCCGCCGACGGACAGCTGGCGAGATTGCGCAATGGTGGATCGAAGGCCGGTGAATGGCTGGATCATGTCGCCGACGTCATTAAGCTCTCCACAATTCATGGGGCCATTGCGATCTCCCTTTTCCGGTTCACGGATCTGCCTCCCTCGGTCCTCCTTATTCCACTCGCATTCGGGGCGGTTCAGAATATCCACTTCTTTAGTTACATCCTGACCTATCAGCTGCGTTATCACGGCGGTACGCCGATGGCCAAGGATGAGGCCCGTCCGGGCATGATCAAGTCGATCCTCTCGGCACCCACGGACTACGGGCTCATGTGCTTCGTGCTCATGACCCGCTTCGCCCCTACGGTCTTCCTGTGGATCTACGGCGTCATGCTCCTGGGCTGCGCGGGCTACGTGGCACTGGCTCTGCCCAAGTGGTACCGCGACCTGCGGCGCGACACCCAGTAG
- a CDS encoding glycosyltransferase family 4 protein, with translation MSRGRAGGDHAGATRILVAHPSPDLYGSDWQLVETIHGLIDAGHEVLVALPLDGPLVEVLREAGARVAVMPFTVLRKALLSPKGLTRLSAQAAPEIARLRTVIRASRAEAVLTNTVTIPWWPVAASAAGIPVLAHVHEAEDTQRRIIRTGLNAPLLAASRIVANSGAARDALLDVQPRLASRTEVVHNGVAGPDQPLAPLRRRQPGDSFRIAMVGRLSPRKGVDVALDAVGLLRDSGVDASLSVCGSVFPGYEWYEEELRERAAQPDLDGHVELLGYVRPTWPVLEAADAVVVPSRAEPFGNTAVEAMHAARPLVASRVQGLAEVVTDAITGLLVPADDAAALAEALGTLAADPALAARLAEQGEREAADRFSVAGYRATMARIMGELLDH, from the coding sequence GTGAGCCGGGGCCGGGCGGGCGGTGACCACGCCGGCGCCACCCGGATCCTCGTGGCTCACCCCTCCCCCGACCTCTACGGATCGGACTGGCAGCTGGTCGAGACCATTCACGGGCTCATCGACGCCGGCCACGAGGTCCTCGTGGCCCTGCCCCTGGACGGCCCCCTGGTCGAGGTGCTGCGCGAGGCCGGGGCCCGCGTAGCCGTCATGCCGTTCACCGTCCTGCGCAAGGCCCTGCTGAGTCCCAAGGGCCTGACGAGACTGTCGGCTCAGGCCGCCCCGGAGATCGCGCGCCTACGGACGGTCATCCGCGCCAGCCGGGCCGAGGCGGTCCTGACCAACACGGTGACGATCCCGTGGTGGCCGGTGGCCGCGAGCGCGGCGGGCATCCCCGTGCTGGCGCACGTCCACGAGGCCGAGGACACCCAGCGCCGGATCATCCGCACCGGACTCAACGCGCCCCTCCTGGCGGCCTCCCGGATCGTGGCGAACTCCGGCGCCGCCCGTGACGCCCTCCTGGACGTCCAGCCGCGCCTCGCCTCACGCACGGAGGTGGTCCACAACGGGGTCGCCGGTCCGGACCAACCTCTGGCGCCCCTGCGTCGTAGGCAGCCCGGCGACTCGTTCCGGATCGCCATGGTGGGTCGTCTCTCCCCGCGCAAGGGCGTGGACGTGGCCCTGGACGCCGTCGGGCTGCTGCGCGACTCGGGGGTGGATGCCTCCCTGAGCGTGTGCGGGTCGGTCTTCCCCGGCTACGAGTGGTACGAGGAGGAGCTGCGCGAGCGCGCCGCCCAGCCGGATCTGGACGGGCACGTCGAGCTGCTGGGCTACGTGCGCCCCACCTGGCCGGTGCTGGAGGCCGCCGACGCCGTCGTCGTGCCCTCGCGGGCCGAGCCCTTCGGGAACACGGCGGTCGAGGCGATGCACGCCGCCCGGCCGCTTGTGGCCTCCCGGGTCCAGGGCCTGGCGGAGGTCGTCACCGACGCGATCACCGGCCTGCTCGTGCCCGCCGACGACGCTGCGGCTCTGGCCGAGGCCCTCGGGACCCTGGCGGCGGACCCGGCTCTGGCGGCCAGGCTGGCCGAGCAGGGCGAGCGCGAGGCTGCCGACCGGTTCTCCGTGGCCGGCTACCGAGCCACCATGGCCCGGATCATGGGCGAGCTCCTCGATCACTGA